In the Apis mellifera strain DH4 linkage group LG13, Amel_HAv3.1, whole genome shotgun sequence genome, GTGAtaggattttttaattatttgaagtaACTATGAAAAGTGGTATTAGACGTATATTAAATGTGTAAAGGTCAACACAATTCGAATGGAATAGGATTCTTCAGTATATTTGAAGCAGCTATAGGGAATGGAACGAATTACGGATACGTATCCAATTTAGATTGTGGCGTGTACGAATGTGTACGTAGCAGCACGTGGCGgtcatttaatttgaattagcTGGACGCGAGTGCGATTGTATTAACTgtgattgttttaaaattatttgcaggTCGGATTTGTGCATTAAGGAAGGAAAGATAACGGAAGTGATTGCTTACGAATTTGtgagaagatatttttctaacgATATGATAGATATGGTAAAATTTCTTTGCGATTTATGTGTGAAGAAAGCACGAAGAGAGATCGAatgagatgaaatttttaaattttgattaattagacGATGAATGCGTTGAATGATATAGAAGAGGAAATGAAAGTGGATATAGAAGAATCGAATTGGGCGAGCGAGGAGATAAAAGGTTTcgctttgagaaaaattaaatccataaagaagaatattggTTATCCGGATTGGTACAACAACGCGTCcatcgtggaaaattattttggcGATGTATGTCAGATTCttttattgttgaaaatttttaaaaaattttgaaaatttatgatttaattctcTTTGCTTGCAGCTCACGATGGGACCGACGTATTTCGAAAATGCTTtgagatttcaaaaattttataaattaaaggaattacgacttttgaaatataaagatttagcAAAATCGTAAATATCATAATGATCAATTATGATCAAGATTAAATCAAAATgctcattttctctttttgtctAGGTGGATTATTGATCCTTTGACGATCAATGCTTTTTACTTAAGCGAATCGAATTCGATCAGTAAgtatcgttcaatttttataatttatatacatgatatgattaaactatataagatttttttatttttataattatatagcgGTACCCCTGGCCAATCTACAGAAACCATTTTTCAGCAAGAATCAGCCAAAGTAAAAatctgttaaaattattaattactatttcatgcgattattaatcgtttaattGTAATACTTCTTCTCCAGTACGATCAACTATGCATTGACTGGATTTTTACTGGCTCATGAATTATATCATTCGTTTGATGAATTAAGTgagtaatttttcattaaattttttgtttaatatcttattacatggaaaatatttttcagaacgttttttcaatgaacatggaaaaaagataaattggcCAAAAACAATGACaaacgaatattataaaagcgCTCAATGTTTTATCGAtcagtataataattatactttgaaTGGCACATCTTCtggcataaaaattaaagtaatattttatacattccaTCGATAAGAGATTTTTAAAGGACATTATTATTGACACGTTGATTACCTAATAGAATTATGGCAATCAAacttttgatgaaaatatgcCAGACACTATGGGATTGAGAACTGCATACAAAGCGTataaaagaagggaaagaatAAATAGGAAATCAGAAGCAGCATTGCCTGGATTAGAAATGTTCAGCAacgatcaaattttcttcttatcgtCTGCAAATGTAcgtatttgaattaaaataaaattcttccataaaatcgatttctataatattaataactgtaatatttcacttttattttatcttatttatcttctctttttttcttttttccttagtTATGGTGTGAAAATAGAGATTCCGAAACAGAAATAACGGAAGCTAAATTAGACGTGCACAGTATCGCACGATTAAGATCCATTGGCGCTCTTTCAAACAATCAAGATTTTGCAAATGCATTTTCGTGCCCCATTGGCAGTCCTatgaatcgtgaaaaaaagtgcaacatttggaaaatataataggaatatttatcaaatatatatataagaattcatCTTATATATTTGCGTGGAGTCATTGAACGTGATTCCTATTTCGATTCTGTGTGATTCCCtcacccccctcccccttctcaaGCCACTGCAACGCTATGGAATCACCACGCCATACCTTGCGACGCGAAATCAACGTAGTAGAACAAAGGCATCGGCGCGACCCACATCaacataacataatttattcttatttcctttgttaaattatatttttttatgttatatattttttattattaattaaatcaaataacaatctattatttatgttataaaaatgatttattaagtaattcgaaaaatataataaaacagaagatagaaatttaacgtaagaaaagaaatttaacataagaagattgttatttgatttacacaaaaagattttaattaaaaaattgtaattaaaatttatgttacatACCTGagttatgtataatttaataaatatttttatagttttagtTTATAAGTTAAGtttataagttaaatttttttagagaatgtaatatgtattattgtacattttatatgtaaattaatgtttaataaacgTATATATTGAACATACATTTCtgattcattctttttttttcccctttatttttcctatcctaataatataacaattgaaaaccctatcttaataaaaagtaagtacataatattttctaattagtaataaataaagtgctcaaaaaagtattatttccgGAAGTATTTCAGAAGAgctaaaaaggaaaatataaaaaagataagtaTGAGAAAGGTAAGTATAAAGGTAAGCatacaaaaacaataaaaattcatgcaTAAATTAATTCNNNNNNNNNNNNNNNNNNNNNNNNNNNNNNNNNNNNNNNNNNNNNNNNNNNNNNNNNNNNNNNNNNNNNNNNNNNNNNNNNNNNNNNNNNNNNNNNNNNNNNNNNNNNNNNNNNNNNNNNNNNNNNNNNNNNNNNNNNNNNNNNNNNNNNNNNNNNNNNNNNNNNNNNNNNNNNNNNNNNNNNNNNNNNNNNNNNNNNNNgagaagggggaggggggggaagaGCAAAGCTTTGTTTCGCggcaacaaaataaaattcaaaatggtGTCATCGGTCGGATctgttgaaatttaaataccgGCCACGAGTTGGGATTCATTCGATAGATTCGTTCTTGTGTCATCCACCaacgtatttaatatttcatctatATCTCGCTGAGAATAACGAAGTTCTCTAAAATTCGATATATCCGTTCTCGCATCTCGTGAAAATACCGTGCATATTTTAACCACACCCGTGTGAAACCGAGTTAACGAAAACTAGAAACGTCACCCACCCCTGTCGAAGCATCCAACCTCCCCGATACACCGAAACAGATTATTCAATCAGAGGGGAAACACTCGGCGCACAATTATATAACAAGATTGAACCGTATTCAATCGCTCACTTGAAAACGCGCCCTTCCTATCAATCGAAACTTTCCACATCCTATTGGCCCGTTTTTGTACATCGTTGATTTTTCaccaattccaatttttctcgtgaaaaaaaaaaaagaaaaaaaggaataaaataactcTCCCGGCAGGTGAGAATAGACGgagagacaaaaaaaaaaaagagctcgTGCTTCACCCCCTGGCTGGATCGCGTACCCTTTATTCGAACGAATACCGCTCTTTTCACACGCTTTTTCACTTTATCACGCGGTCGTTTTGATTGCGTATCTTTTATCCGAGATTTTCTACGGTTGTACTATGTGTGTCGGATACGTGaatacaaagagaaaaaagttgTGTGGCGAACcgaggaaattttaatatcgcgcGTAATGGACGGtatttcgttatttcgttatttaagGATTAAAAGAATCCGATCGAATTACGAGACACAATGTACAGCCGATATTGTTGCTTCgtgattgaaaaaagaaatctttctgtccattatttttcttccctccccccattTCTGATCGTGGAATTTTAAAGGAGAGAAAACGAAGATTGAACGAAAAGAAGATAGGGGTGTTATGGGTGTAAGGGATCTATCGGTCGTTGCGATAAATGGTTACACAACGGCGGAAGAAagcaaaaaaaggaaggaaaagatccATTCATCGAAAGTTTGACGTTGACAGGTGTTATGGAAGCTTTGTGGAATGACGTTGAAGTTCCAAAAGGGGTGGAATAATGGACGCGATTCTTTCAATTTGACCCCTTCCGCATTTCTGGTGCTTTATGGATTTTCGATGGACGACGAGCTTCATGCTCGAGTATTGAAGAGAGATCTATAAATCGTTTCGGAATTCCGTGGCGAGAACACGAGCCACTCAGCCGGGAAAAATTATCTGGAATGATTTCCTCGTTGACCTGTTGTTCAGCAGCGTAAATCTCCCGATGAATTATCGCACAATCGTTTCCACGATATTTCTCCCTCTTCGTTCTATTTGCTCGCGATCGCGTCGTGAttcatcgattttaaattcatcgattttaaattcaatttaaatttatgccaAACTATTTTTTACCGATACAAAACGGTGATGGTGACGCGATTCTTGTGAAAGAGGACACCCGTAAACGattgttttctttaaattttcccatctattttttccaatttcgtgAAATTCGCATCGGATCAGGATCGATGAGCGAATGAATCATGACTCGTGTTGATACGGTCAAATGAATCTTTGCCATTTTGCGACACGGGGACATTAGGCTGCACAAAGACACCGATACAATCGtgaaaatcaaataaactATTCATGCCTTGCACAAGTTTCGTGGGCGACCAGTATTTGAGCAAACATGACAGCTTTACCGCAGGGtcgcgcgtgtatatatatctgttaGCCGGTCAATTAAGACAGATATTCATTAGATACAACTGTCACGATCCAAGTACGTGATCCAGAATTTTCTCTCAAAAATATAGCGAGTCCCGATACATCGATTTTGTCACATCGTcgtgtaaaatttctttccaaatttaatatttaattcg is a window encoding:
- the LOC724803 gene encoding neprilysin-4 isoform X4, translated to MNASMDPCVDFYEYACGNWPRTHTLPPDENSWQMRAASDEENKRKVEEMLKLELRGDEIPSVKVAKQWYKTCMDTGSKISFRWLLEDANKRGMEPLVSTLDKIGGWPMIMERNEWNESGQKWQNIDDYYAHLRGLNLLHDIRVTVYGKGSKEKSVMLDVPDMPLYSWTLREYFDSEIETINKQDFRKAEKYWDWISKIVSRISEAGGFNITKSQLEEDIEDIFSFEWKLLKISSLVDDYVNMTVGDFQRWYDHLNPRTENSKVNWTDKIINIFKETGIDISNDTLVKITSPGYFKNLVPLLDETSTRTIVNFLHWSFVSSMITRTTDEMRELNAKMVESDPDEQESRSDLCIKEGKITEVIAYEFVRRYFSNDMIDMTMNALNDIEEEMKVDIEESNWASEEIKGFALRKIKSIKKNIGYPDWYNNASIVENYFGDLTMGPTYFENALRFQKFYKLKELRLLKYKDLAKSWIIDPLTINAFYLSESNSITVPLANLQKPFFSKNQPNTINYALTGFLLAHELYHSFDELKRFFNEHGKKINWPKTMTNEYYKSAQCFIDQYNNYTLNGTSSGIKIKNYGNQTFDENMPDTMGLRTAYKAYKRRERINRKSEAALPGLEMFSNDQIFFLSSANLWCENRDSETEITEAKLDVHSIARLRSIGALSNNQDFANAFSCPIGSPMNREKKCNIWKI